In Fortiea contorta PCC 7126, one genomic interval encodes:
- a CDS encoding transporter — translation MAKTYISILTACGAIAVISNTVLAQEATYSTSVSELQFNISTPVAGEAQHYLLEQSVSQNLVSETVEQQPQQLEIPPPDKSQYNLFNPTPEALMRELSTDRPDQTESPFTVDAGHFQVEADLFVYTKDTDGTHTESLNLLVPNLKVGLLNNVDLQIIPEVYNVVRTTPENGSTEERSGFGDITVRVKVNFWGNDSGKTAFAMMPFIKFPTNKNNLGNNSIEGGIIFPLAIELSDKWDLGMMTEFDFNKNEVNSGYNLGFVNSVTLGYAINSRLGTYFELFTEKTTEKGSDLIATFDTGLKYLLTENIQLDAGVNIGLTQAADDFQPFVGLSMRF, via the coding sequence TTGGCTAAGACATATATCTCCATCCTTACGGCTTGCGGTGCAATAGCTGTAATTTCTAATACTGTTTTGGCACAAGAGGCTACTTACAGCACTTCTGTTAGTGAACTTCAGTTCAATATTTCCACTCCTGTAGCAGGTGAAGCACAGCATTACTTATTAGAACAATCTGTATCCCAGAATCTAGTATCTGAGACAGTTGAACAACAGCCTCAACAACTAGAGATTCCTCCACCTGATAAAAGCCAGTACAACTTGTTTAACCCTACACCCGAAGCACTGATGCGGGAGCTAAGTACAGATCGACCAGATCAAACCGAGTCTCCCTTCACTGTGGATGCAGGACATTTCCAAGTAGAAGCAGATTTGTTCGTTTATACCAAAGATACAGACGGTACTCATACCGAATCTCTCAATCTTTTGGTTCCCAATTTGAAAGTCGGTTTGTTAAATAACGTCGATTTGCAGATTATCCCAGAAGTTTACAACGTCGTGCGTACCACACCCGAAAATGGTTCCACTGAGGAACGCTCTGGCTTTGGTGATATTACAGTTCGCGTCAAAGTTAACTTTTGGGGCAATGATAGCGGCAAAACGGCGTTTGCTATGATGCCTTTTATTAAATTCCCCACTAATAAAAATAATTTGGGAAATAACTCAATAGAAGGCGGCATTATTTTTCCCTTGGCGATTGAATTGTCTGACAAGTGGGACTTGGGTATGATGACCGAGTTCGACTTCAATAAAAATGAAGTTAATTCTGGATACAATTTAGGTTTTGTGAATAGCGTCACCCTTGGCTATGCAATTAACTCCAGATTGGGTACTTATTTTGAGTTATTTACGGAAAAAACAACTGAGAAAGGCTCTGATTTAATTGCTACTTTTGACACTGGCTTAAAGTATTTGCTCACAGAAAATATTCAACTAGATGCGGGTGTTAACATTGGGTTAACGCAGGCTGCGGATGACTTTCAGCCCTTTGTTGGCTTATCGATGCGTTTTTAG
- a CDS encoding ElyC/SanA/YdcF family protein, which translates to MRFFEKSIGGKYFKLFRYLQWILLGLVISVLAKPLIATAYIGLMTNGDRYLQPELVPKEQVAIVFGAGILPNGNPTPMLSDRVEAAVKLYKMGKISKLLMTGDNSTVSYNEVRSMLKYAHDLGVPMKNITLDYAGFSTYESCYRAHKVFGVHTAVVITQNYHLPRTVYTCRQLGIKTVGLGTPDIEIYGLRGMIPDLLRESLANVKALWEVDITRPRPTFLGQFEPIN; encoded by the coding sequence ATGAGATTTTTTGAAAAAAGTATAGGGGGAAAATATTTCAAGTTGTTCCGTTACCTGCAATGGATTTTGCTAGGTTTAGTAATTAGCGTATTAGCAAAACCTTTAATAGCAACGGCTTATATAGGTTTAATGACGAATGGCGATCGCTACCTTCAACCAGAATTAGTCCCAAAAGAACAGGTTGCAATAGTATTCGGTGCAGGAATTCTTCCAAATGGTAATCCCACACCCATGTTGTCAGACCGTGTAGAAGCTGCTGTCAAACTTTATAAAATGGGAAAGATTAGTAAACTCTTGATGACAGGAGATAACAGTACAGTTTCCTATAATGAGGTCAGGTCTATGCTGAAATATGCCCATGATCTGGGTGTACCGATGAAAAACATTACCCTAGACTATGCAGGTTTCAGCACTTATGAGAGTTGTTATCGCGCTCATAAGGTTTTTGGTGTACATACAGCTGTTGTCATCACTCAAAATTATCATCTTCCCCGCACTGTTTACACCTGTCGCCAATTAGGAATAAAGACAGTTGGTTTAGGAACTCCAGATATAGAAATTTATGGACTACGAGGAATGATTCCCGATTTATTACGGGAATCATTAGCGAATGTCAAGGCTTTGTGGGAAGTTGATATCACCCGTCCCCGACCTACTTTTTTAGGACAGTTTGAACCAATTAATTGA
- the sigB gene encoding sigma-70 family RNA polymerase sigma factor SigB produces MPNSTSQVTKLKSKNNEFSSTVDTVRIYLHEIGRVPLLTHEQEIFFAQQVQQMMVMFTAKEELAEKLQCEPTLQQWADKMQLKEDVLLQQLSQGQIAKQKMIQANLRLVVSIAKKYQKRNIEFLDLIQEGALGLERGVEKFDPTLGYKFSTYAYWWIRQGITRAIAQQSRTIRLPIHMADKLNKIKCVQRELSQKLGYIAGVTEIAQALNLEPSQIREYLQLVRQPVSLDMRIGFEQDTQLQDLLKDDRMSPERYAEREFFYQDIHNLLAKLTPQQKEVLILRFGLADGYELTLVQVSQRMGISRERVRQVEKQALTLLRRYGIDSRSYLAD; encoded by the coding sequence ATGCCTAATTCAACATCCCAAGTAACTAAACTTAAGAGCAAGAATAACGAATTTTCATCTACAGTAGATACAGTGCGTATCTATCTTCATGAAATTGGACGTGTACCTCTGTTAACCCATGAGCAAGAAATTTTTTTTGCTCAACAAGTTCAGCAAATGATGGTGATGTTTACTGCAAAAGAAGAGCTAGCTGAAAAATTACAGTGTGAACCCACTCTGCAACAATGGGCTGACAAGATGCAGTTGAAAGAAGATGTGCTGCTGCAACAACTAAGTCAAGGACAAATTGCCAAGCAGAAGATGATTCAGGCTAATCTGCGGTTAGTGGTGTCTATTGCTAAAAAATACCAGAAACGCAATATTGAGTTTCTAGACTTAATTCAAGAAGGTGCATTGGGGCTAGAACGAGGGGTAGAGAAATTTGATCCAACTCTTGGATACAAGTTTTCTACTTATGCTTACTGGTGGATTCGTCAGGGAATTACACGAGCGATCGCTCAACAATCCCGCACTATTCGTTTACCCATTCACATGGCTGATAAGCTGAACAAAATTAAGTGTGTTCAGCGAGAGTTATCTCAAAAGCTTGGTTACATTGCTGGCGTGACGGAAATCGCCCAAGCCCTCAATCTGGAACCTAGTCAGATTCGAGAATATTTGCAGCTTGTTCGTCAACCTGTTTCCTTAGATATGCGAATTGGGTTTGAACAGGATACCCAATTACAGGATCTGCTGAAGGATGATAGAATGTCTCCCGAACGCTACGCCGAACGAGAATTTTTCTATCAAGACATTCACAATCTATTAGCAAAGCTGACTCCCCAGCAAAAGGAAGTACTAATCTTGCGCTTTGGTTTAGCAGATGGATACGAACTGACCCTAGTACAGGTTAGTCAACGGATGGGTATTAGTCGGGAACGAGTACGACAAGTGGAAAAACAAGCTCTCACGCTTCTACGAAGATATGGAATTGACTCACGCAGCTATCTAGCTGACTGA